The Corvus moneduloides isolate bCorMon1 chromosome 28, bCorMon1.pri, whole genome shotgun sequence genome contains a region encoding:
- the PLVAP gene encoding plasmalemma vesicle-associated protein, which translates to MEKSSFAMAKFGLERKEAIPKRDCGFYVKYIFLFTSLIQFLIILGLVLFMVYGNAQAGTDTHLRLLEEQVQSHYRRIVALDATKANLSRALNATLKDKDKLQGLALKVQRELEKCNSSQASGSVPQLQEVVYLQLRLAECRMTSALINTSCSAEKLQLQRQLDQATLSKKNLEERSRQSEATLAKATQDRDRCQQDLQSAKTMGDFSRTELELQRRECRSLKGDMGDKFQRVTELVKQIGCREAEDELKQLQERTEGLFRWQQERDARYIHKNTCELSVQQCQLNCSREMQELERRIQGLEKRERDGVEERRKLEAEKEKVGKELEEKRRAAAAQAEALREQLGVCMGAKMSHLDLLGSRVPGSAGHLGSFPGTGSYMEILRNPATLGTMGKKNLEELQRMLQVMEQYTATLKNPSG; encoded by the exons ATGGAGAAGAGCAGCTTCGCCATGGCCAAGTTCGGCTTGGAGCGCAAGGAGGCGATCCCGAAGCGGGATTGCGGGTTTTACGTCaagtacattttccttttcacctCGCTGATCCAATTCCTCATCATCCTGGGGCTCGTGCTCTTCATGGTGTACGGCAACGCCCAGGCGGGCACCGACACCCACctgaggctgctggaggagcaggtgCAGAGCCACTACCGCAGGATCGTCGCCCTGGATGCCACCAAGGCCAACCTGAGCCGCGCCCTCAACGCCACCCTCAAGGACAAGGACAAGCTGCAGGGGCTGGCGCTGAAggtgcagagggagctggagaagtgTAACAGCAGCCAGGCTTCCGGCAGCGTGCCGCAG ctgcaggaggtCGTGTACCTGCAGCTGAGGTTGGCCGAGTGCCGCATGACCAGCGCCCTCATCAACACCTCCTGCAGCG CcgagaagctgcagctgcagcggCAGCTGGACCAGGCCACGTTATCCAAGAAAAACCTGGAGGAAAGGAGCCGGCAGAGCGAGGCCACGCTGGCCAAAGCCacccaggacagggacaggtgcCAGCAGGACCTGCAGAGCGCCAAGACCATGGGGGACTTCAGCAGGAccgagctggagctgcagagacGCGAGTGCCGCTCCCTCAAGGGTGACATGGGTGACAAATTCCAGAGGGTCACGGAGCTGGTGAAGCAAATCGGGTGCAGAGAGGCCGAGGACGagctgaagcagctgcaggagcgcACGGAGGGGCTGTTCCGGTGGCAGCAGGAGCGCGACGCCCGCTACATCCACAAGAACACCTGCGAGCTGAGcgtgcagcagtgccagctcaaCTGCTCCCGGGAgatgcaggagctggagaggaggaTCCAGGGCCTGGAGAAGCGGGAGAGGGACGgggtggaggagaggaggaagctggaggcggagaaggagaaggtggggaaggagctggaggagaagaggagagcggcggcggcgcagGCGGAGGCGCTGAGGGAGCAGCTCGGGGTCTGCATGGGCGCCAag ATGTCCCACCTGGACCTGCTGGGCTCGCGGGtgccgggcagcgccggccACTTGGGCTCCTTCCCTGGCACCGGCTCCTACATGGAAATCCTGAGGAACCCGGCGACCTTGGGCACCATGG GAAAGAAGAACCTGGAGGAGCTCCAGcggatgctgcaggtgatggaGCAGTACACGGCCACCCTGAAGAACCCCAG CGGATAA